A window of Osmerus mordax isolate fOsmMor3 chromosome 11, fOsmMor3.pri, whole genome shotgun sequence genomic DNA:
GGGCCTCTACCACGACTCAAGCACAGATGTGCCGCTAGTGCAGTCAACACCACGGCAACCACAACGGAGACTGTTGCTAACACCTTCACACCTGTGGACTCTACAATCAACACAAGAGCAGGCAGTTGGTACAAGCAGCAGGCACAAGAGCAGTTGGTTATGTAGGCCAACAGTGattttaaaatacatttgtattgaaTCAATTGAGTCTAATTACTGGTACTGTTTATTTTATGTacaaacatatatacatgtGTGGTTGCTTAGGGTATTTTGTTGTGTGCACGGAAAATTCTCTTTTGAAAATTGAACATAGAAAAGAATACATGAAATagtaatgtggtgtgtgtgttttcctaccCTGATCCTCATCCGGCTCCTTTTTCACCATGGTGGTCTTAGAAACATCTGGAACACAGGGGATAGTAGCAAGTAGGTCAACCAACAGTCTGTCACATTCAAGATAATATTCAAAATTTTGATTCATCATTGCCCCTATGAATCCAATGTGCTCTTTTGATCTTTTAATACATGCTCCCTCAAGAAAGAAACACTGGTCTTAACAGTACTTCTGCTGAATACATTATAATTTAATCATATTTGTGAATGATAGGGATGAATATTATTATTTGAATTGAGCGTGTATTAATAACAACCTCACCTGAGGCAGCTGTGGTCACAGCTGGTGAAGAGACCATCTGGCCTGAGAGATCTGAAGTATCTGGGGGGAACAATGATTTACTTGGATGTCTGATGCCAGCTATGCACAGCAGAGCTAAAACAGCATAAAAGAGCAAGTATGTGAAACCTGACAGAATGAAAACAAAAGACACCTCCAGCTCCACAAAACACCCATCTgaaaacaatacacaaaaaaaataaaataaataataataatacttctAATGTATTACAAATTTCTAATCTATTTTATATGTAAAATTGATTTTCTTTAAAAGACAGGAGTGGTAAACCCTGAAAGCAGCTCCTCTGCATGAAAGGGAATCATGTTGAGTCAAACAGACAGGGTTGCTGTACTGTTTATAGGGCACTATTGTCTGTCTTAGATCCTCCAGCAactcctccagcctcttccCTCGCCTCTCCCCTACCTTGAGGTAGCTGCAGCTGCACCACCCTCTCCGTCCTGCGTGGCAGATTCGCCTGTCCCTTGTCCACGGTGACACAGGTGTAGTTGTACCTCGTGTCGTTAACCGTCACGCTAGACAACGTCCGGGACAGAGTGCAGAGGTCACCCTGGAGGTTGGTGATGGAGGGACAATGCGCGTCTTGGTGGCCCTCCAATGTCAGGCCCCGCTTCAGGCCCCCCTGGACCCAGCAGCCCTTGATGAAGCCGGAGGAGCAGTTGTAGGTGCAGTTCAGGACCAGATCCTGACCCAGGACCACGCGCACTGTCTCAGGCCATGTCTGTGCACCCACACTTGACACTGGATCTGAAATGAGAAAGGCACACGATGCAGTCACTGAGCAGACTGATGAGAACAAAAAAAGGTAGTGATGCAGAACTATCCGAACCCACAATTAAGGATGCAGAATGAGTAGACCACAGAACGAAGTAACGTGAGTGATGAGAACATGACACGTAATCTTCAGTGCATAAAGGATAGAAAGAGAACGATTGTACAAGTGAAGTCAGCAACTTCGTTGTCATAACATGCGTGATAAAGAACGCATCAGCACCATTATACCAGCCCGGGAGGACGCATGTGAGGTGGATCAGAAAGGATTAGGTACAGCTCAGTGCTGCAGCACTAGACTGCAAATCCAAAGGTTGCAGGATCAAATCCACCACTTGTATGCTGCTTTGGATGCtgctctgctaaatgaacagccTATTATTTTTTGGGAATATCGTATCATGTATATAATATTTACCTGGAATCAGAAGCAATGACAAGCTGAAGGAGACTAGCAGCATCATATCCAGCTATTTGGGGAACTTTTTCAGACCTTTCAGATGAGTTGACTGAGCAGTGTCAGCAGTGATGGATGGCTGGGTCTGAACCAGGCAGACGTAGGTGTAGTGGGGTGGGTAGGGAGTGGTGCTGTGTGCACCCCAGAGATAGTAGAAAGGAAGTGGCTTTCAACAGGATGCCATGCTGGCGAAGAACGTGCAACTTTCCACGAGCAAAGTGTTGCTTTTAGAAAAAAATACCAGTTCTAACGACAACTTTGACAAGGTAAACAAGGCCACCAGGCTACATACTGTTTGATGAAGGGTTCTAAGGGAAAACAACCTCCACCTATTCCTGTTATGTTAAAACATCTTTCTAAATATTCCCCCTTGTGTCTAATCAAGTATAGTCACTCCGGAACAACTCAATATCCCTTTCAGAATTTATTATTTACCAAACGAACATGATATAAAAAGCATCGCGGTTTCACCTTCATTTTGTCACTTTTaaaatttacaatgttttatttatagtTTGTGACATTTCACATTTGGTTGACTGAGGTACAATATTTACAAGAAAGCCAAGGATGCACACAGCCACAATGCTCACCCACACTCCTGGATGTGTGAGACATAACAGGAAGCTTCCCCCAGTGCTCAGAATAGTCAGAACCTAACTGAGACTAGAGTCTAACAGAGCACAGTCTCATGCAGCACCATATCTGCTCATTCACATCTGGTGTCTGCtttgtttaatttatttattttgcccTGGATTAAGACACAATGGTTgtcataggacacacacacacccacacatacacccacacgcacacactcgcacacacacacacacacacacacacacacacacacacacgcacacacacacacacacacgcacgcacacacacacacacacacacgcacacacacacacacacacacacacacacacacacacacacattgaacaaAAGTAAAGAAGGTTCTAGACATGGGACCAGAGTGTGCAGTGTCAGGCTAGCTCTCTAGATTCATCCATTATGAAAGAACCACAGCAGGTAACAGGAGACCATGTTGAATACGATTATGTTCTCTCAGCTGACAACACTGGGCTCAGGTGACGTTTTACTTTCGCCTTGCTCTCCACTTTCTCATCCCAGGGACAAGAACGCAGACACAGTCAATCTGCAGAGGTGGGCTGCAGTGGGCTTACACATATCAGGCCCTGAGGGAGACAGGACTGAAGAAATAATCACCAAGAATGCATGtgaggtgtgttgtgtttgtactCTGTCTGTCGGCCTGCCGGATCAGTCCTCTGCCCGGACAGCCAACCCTGCTCTATGGTATGTACTCAGCCTGCGCTACGTGGTCCATGACATTATCATATTCATGTCTACTGGGGAAACCTGGGGTAGACTGTGCACTTAAAACATGTGTATGTGATTAACTTGTATTTTTTGAGGGACGACGCAGTCATTGATAACCAATACCTCTGTCTGTATctaaatattattatttacagATTTTTTACTTTGCTCACCCTATGTAGGTGTCCTGGGGCAGATTTCAGACTTTGTCCTTGGAAGAGAGGATGACATGGAGGCTGCTGAAGCTGGAGGAGAaactgggggagagacagggggaaatGCTGGGGGAGAGGTTGGAAAAGAGCATAGAGGAGAGGCCAAtgaagaggctggaggagaggcaggggaagaggctggggaagaggttggaggtgaggctggggaggaggctggaagTGAGTCTAAGGAAAAGGCTAGAGTAGAGGCTGGGGAAGAGGCTGCAGAagagtctggaggagaggccagTGAAGAGGCTAGAGGAGAGGCTAGGGGAGAGTcaggaggtgaggctggaggagagaccagtgaaGAGGCTagaagagaggctggaggagaggccagtGAAGAGGCTagaagagaggctggaggagaggccagtGAAGAGGctagaggaggggctggggaagAGGCTGCAGAagagtctggaggagaggccagTGAAGAGGCTagaagagaggctggaggagaggccagtGAAGAGGCTAGAGGAGGGGCTGGGAAAGAGGCTGCAGAagagtctggaggagaggccagTGAAGAGGCTagaagagaggctggaggagaggccagtGAAGAGGCTagaagagaggctggaggagaggccagtGAAGAGGctagaggaggggctggggaagAGGCTGCCGAAGAGTCGGGAGGAGAGTCCAGTGAAAAGGCTAGAGGAGAGCCTGGGGGAGGGTCCAGTGAAGAGGCTagaagagaggctggaggagaggccagtGGAAGGGAGGCTGAGGAAGCGGCTGAGGCTAGCCAGGACCTGTGTCCTGCAGGAACCTTCTTCTCCTATCAACTCTGCATGGAATGTCCCTCAGGACACTTGTAAGCTACATAAAAACCTTTAAATCACAACAAcaaggaaacacatttcctgAGCATAATTTCAGCCACACTGAGACACCATACATGGCTCTAGAGATGAAGACTATGTttgcctctccctgctctcagctgtttgggtggtgtgtgggCTCCAAGAAGATGCCCTGCAGGAACATACAACCTCTACCCCGGCCGAAGGAGCGAGGATGACTGCAAGGTGAGGGACAATGAGAGCCTGGAGATCTGGAGGTTCATTCTAGAGTGGGTTTGGTTGGATGAACCTGTTTTCCATCAATGCCTGAATTGAATTCTTAAGATGTGTGTCTTTGACATGGGACTGTACTGTATATAGAAACACATACAATGAGAATACAAAGTTACATTGAATATGAAGTACATAGACAGCTCCTATGCAGTAGTTACAGAATGTTTTACTGTAATAATGTGTCTGATGCTGTGTCTGGTGCTCAGGCCTGTCCACCAGGCCTGGTCAGTGCTGAGGACAGGGTGGACTGCAGGCTGTGTCCAGCTGGGTTCTCCTGTGATCCAGACCAGGGGGTCCTCCTCTCCGTCTGTTCCCCAGGACAACACTCTCCTCAGGGGGTGCTCCATTGCCTGCCCTGCCCCCTGGGGTCCATCTGCTCCACCGGATACCCTCAGAAGGTCGGTGAAACAGAACGGATTCAAATCGCAGACCCTACGCATTGTAACATTTACCATTAGACCAAAGAGGAGGAATTCCCCTTCTCCCAAGACTGAAAACAATTATGCTTTTCGCTACACAAGCAGGTCTGGTTTGAGGGGATGGTGTCATAGTCATTGCTCCCTCCTGTGCTCACTGTTGTTCTGGCCCAGCTCTGTCACCCCTGATCCAGCTGTTTGTGTTCCTCGGCAGTGTGGGCCAGGCCAGGAACCCAACAGGAACCAGACAGAGTGTACTTCCTGTCCTCCGGGCCTCTACTCCACGGTGTGCAGTGCCCAATGTCTCCCATGTCCAGCAGGCAAGatactgactctctctctctggaacgggagagagagatgactaaAAGCGTGTTGAAGTATTATCACAATGCAGAATAACACAGGGCTGTATTTGTCTGAGTGACATTCCCTTGTTTCCTTTCCTTTAAGACTCACCAGTGTACTTCATGTGTCCATAGGACGTTACTGCCCAAACAGAGGAATGTCTCAgcctctgtcctgtcctcctcgaCATTCCTCTCTGCTAGGGCAGACACACTGCTACTCCTGTAAAAACACCTCCTTGCCATGCGGGGGCAGTGTGGCGCGTCGATGGAATCCTACAGGACAGCAGCAGGCTGAGCTGTCTGATCAGCCAATCACCTGCCCTCCTGGAACCTACAAGAACACTGAGGAGGGGCCTGCCTGCCTTGTCTGCCccttaggtctgtgtgtgtgtacatttgtgcctgtgtgtgtgtgtgtgtgtgtggaccgggtgtgtgtgtgtgtctggactgactccatcctgtcctccaccaGGCCATTACTGTGTTGGAGGATCGGCAGTTTGGTGTCCAGCAGGCTCCTATGGTCCCAAAGAGGGGCTTCAGAGGCTGGGAGACTGCCCCCCATGTCCTGCTGGTATGTCAAGACCTCCACACCCTAACCTACAACCCTGACTGGAGCTACAGCAGAAGACAGAACACATTGTACTAGAGACTAATTGTGACACCTAATCTCATCATAAGGTCTCATAGAGATCTCAAGTTTTCTAATAGTATTGattatacatttttattaaaaagtgagagaaaatgCTTTGTGAAAGCATTTTCAGCTTTTTAAGTAGCTTGTTGCGGGggactttctttttttctttcattgttGCAAAAAGCTATTTGAAACATCATTTAAAAAGTGTTACACCCCCTCTATGAAtactaggggtggggggaaaactcgattcacatttgaattacgattcagtcttctaagGATTCAGATCGATtcgcaaataaataaaaaacaatttaataagtttttttttaattcttgtacatttcatttggaTTTTTGTACGACAAAAACACTTAATtgcctatcacagtcaaatagaaacaagtaacactaaacaGCAAACCGAAATAAAATGTCAGCATATCTTCCCTTTCCCCAGGGTTCTACTGTCTGGAGGGCAGTGAGACCAGGCCTGgctctcacttcctgtgcccCCTGGGGTACTACTGCGAGGAGGGCACTGCCACCCCCCACGGGTCACCTTGCCCTCCCGGCACAGCGGGGGAACAACTGGGCCAGACAAGTAGGACAGCCTGCAGGAGGTGTGCAGAGGGACGCTTCTGTCCTGAAGGtgaggacggaggaggagggctgaagCCGTGATATCCGGACGTGGCATCACTTCAGATGTGTGCTCACTGCGGTCAACAGCAAGTCAAGTGGGAGCCACTCAGAGATGATATGGGAAGGAGATTCGTTCACTCGTTTTTTGAAAGATCTTCTTTTCAATTCTTtgtcgcctgtgtgtgtgcatgtatgtcctGTACGTGTGGGCTGCTCaaatctgtatgtatgtgtgtatgtgtgcttgtgtatgtatgtgtgtatgtgtgtatgtgtgtatgtgtgcttgtgtatgtatgtgtgtatgtgtgcttgtgtatgtatgtgtatgtgtgcttgtgtatgtatgtgtgcttgtgtatgtatgtgtgtatgtgtgcttgtgtatgtatgtgtgcttgtgtatgtatgtgtgtatgtgtgcttgtgtatgtatgtgtgcttgtgtatgtatgtgtgtatgtgtgcttgtgtatgtatgtgtgcttgtgtatgtatgtgtgtatgtgtgcttgtgtatgtatgtgtgcttgtgtatgtatgtgtgtatgtgtgtgtgtactcatgtatgtgagtgtatatCAGGCTCGGCAGGTCCAGGCCTGGCCTGTGCCAGAGGGAGGTTCTGTCCAGCTGGCATTCTGGAGGAAGTCACATGTCCTCGAGGAACCTTCACCCCTCACCAGGGGGCTATCAGTAAGGAACCTCTCCAGGGTACTGTTCAGGGTTAGGGGGTTTAAGATTTAGAACAGGCTAGTTAGTGTGCTGATTCTCAACAGTGAAATCAAGCCTTCTGTTGATTCAATGCACTCATGATCACAGTAGAGTACACAATTATAATATAGAAGTGTATTAGTGACCACAATTATGGATCACCTTGATATTAAAGAAGTGTAGAGCCCCACCTACAattcccctctcctgccccctcccctcccctgccccccccccccccccccccccaggtgtgaAAGACTGTTTGAAGTGTCCAGGGGGGTTCTACTGCCCCAAGGGCACCAGTGACCCCGTGCCTTGCCCGCCGGGCACCTTTAACCCCCTGGAGGGGCAGGACGAGCTGGGCGACTGCAGAGAGTGCCACCCTGGCAGAGCCTGCACACAGGTGGGGCTCCGAGCCCCGGACCAGGACTGCATGCAAGGGTACGTCCGCTACACCCGACACCAAACACAGGACTCACAGGAAAACAATGTTTAGCACCTAAGGTTCACTTCTTGTTTCCATCTGGTTAGATTTGTGTGTCCTCCTGGCTCCTCCACACCCAACGCTCCGGCCAACGCCTGTCCTCCAGGGACGCTGAGCGACCGCACGGACCTGACTGATCGCTCACAGTGCCAACGCTGCCCGCCCCGATACGCTTGCCTACGGGGTAGGCCCACATGATATAATAATATCATATATccagacaaaatgtcagccttctggacattGGCTAATCATTTGATattatatctggacaaaatgtcagccttctggacattGGCTAATCATTTGATattatatctggacaaaatgtcagccttctggacagtGGCCaaat
This region includes:
- the LOC136952172 gene encoding uncharacterized protein, producing MMLLVSFSLSLLLIPDPVSSVGAQTWPETVRVVLGQDLVLNCTYNCSSGFIKGCWVQGGLKRGLTLEGHQDAHCPSITNLQGDLCTLSRTLSSVTVNDTRYNYTCVTVDKGQANLPRRTERVVQLQLPQDTSDLSGQMVSSPAVTTAASDVSKTTMVKKEPDEDQESTGVKVLATVSVVVAVVLTALAAHLCLSRGRGPKGNPAFTSLKTSSENTRVVRPTATGPSSAVTERVALRITPPDDQSDHEVPYADIMISVRGSSTPELTTASYLTTGDHRDCWREEAGPGLHPRANLQACRSADRLHPYPREVNRKMSTSSEYAVITYS